The following proteins are co-located in the Trichormus variabilis 0441 genome:
- a CDS encoding response regulator has protein sequence MNYHGTFTALSPQGLLRHLSSCFDTTCLKAFSNSVTWSIYLEDGTITYATHSVEPFDRLERHLRRLSQQFPQVTNEIRVQLRLLFEAEGQNSSDTIQPPDYQAVHWLVEQEYLDTAQATMLIQELVKDVIESFLLIKNGNYELSNSLEKVSGICRLDAAKVMERCQIRLQNWQSYLPKITSPYQRPYLLINSKNSPELQPKLTYWMKGFSLRHLAIIMNQDEIQLAQNLYPYILTGEIILHEPDPPFDQLPKILAESTLTPKYTTAFLSRKLVDTVVELSSNATPITPILAVDNLAPVVRLPQGYTPAKASHQELTLSNTTNSIPERVTPATRTTRQVYKIVSVDDSPTILKEISYFLESENFTVITINDPLKAAMSIIRHKPDLILLDLNMAGIDGYELCKIIRNNSMFKNTPIIFVTSYKGLVDKVRARLAGASGYLTKPFTRAELLKIVFMHLA, from the coding sequence ATGAACTATCACGGCACATTTACAGCACTAAGTCCTCAGGGTTTGTTAAGACATTTATCTAGTTGTTTTGACACCACTTGTTTAAAAGCTTTTAGCAACTCAGTCACTTGGTCAATTTACTTAGAGGATGGAACAATCACCTATGCTACTCATTCTGTAGAACCATTCGATAGATTAGAACGCCATTTGCGCCGCCTCAGTCAACAATTTCCTCAAGTGACGAATGAAATTCGGGTACAGTTACGCTTGCTGTTTGAAGCCGAAGGGCAAAATTCCAGCGATACTATTCAGCCCCCTGATTACCAGGCTGTTCATTGGCTTGTCGAGCAAGAATATTTAGATACTGCACAGGCCACGATGCTAATTCAAGAATTAGTTAAGGATGTAATTGAATCATTTCTGTTAATCAAAAATGGCAATTATGAGTTAAGTAATTCACTGGAGAAAGTATCGGGAATTTGCCGACTTGATGCAGCCAAAGTAATGGAACGGTGTCAAATCAGATTACAAAATTGGCAATCTTACTTACCGAAAATCACATCACCCTATCAACGTCCCTATCTGTTGATTAACAGTAAGAATTCTCCAGAACTGCAACCAAAACTGACTTATTGGATGAAGGGTTTCAGCTTGCGCCATCTAGCTATAATTATGAATCAAGATGAAATCCAGTTGGCTCAAAATTTATATCCTTACATCCTCACCGGAGAGATTATATTACATGAACCAGATCCACCATTTGATCAATTACCCAAAATTCTAGCAGAATCAACATTAACTCCTAAATACACAACTGCATTCCTGAGTAGGAAATTAGTAGATACAGTTGTAGAACTCAGTAGTAATGCTACACCAATCACCCCAATTCTTGCAGTAGATAATTTAGCTCCTGTGGTGCGATTACCACAAGGTTATACTCCTGCCAAAGCAAGCCATCAGGAACTAACATTATCAAATACCACAAATTCTATTCCGGAAAGAGTAACGCCTGCTACCAGAACTACTCGACAAGTTTATAAAATCGTTTCTGTAGATGATAGTCCAACAATTCTCAAGGAAATTAGCTATTTTTTAGAAAGTGAAAATTTCACGGTAATCACTATCAATGATCCGCTCAAGGCTGCTATGTCAATTATCAGACACAAACCAGACTTGATTTTACTGGATCTGAATATGGCTGGTATTGATGGTTATGAATTGTGTAAGATTATCCGCAATAATTCTATGTTCAAAAATACGCCGATTATATTCGTGACGAGTTATAAAGGATTAGTTGATAAAGTAAGGGCTAGATTAGCTGGTGCATCTGGATATCTCACTAAACCTTTTACCCGTGCAGAATTATTAAAGATTGTGTTTATGCACTTAGCTTAA
- a CDS encoding PP2C family serine/threonine-protein phosphatase, protein MKTSKQNPHWQVVAASVCGTSHMKTKQLCQDAHHWQLLPGNVLVAAAADGAGSASQGKVGAMVAVETAIESLSLKDITRDSLADDETVRSLLTEALLAAKKAVEDEAAACQKQPQDLATTLIIAIASPEMVAAAQIGDGMAVAKDHLGNLLALTIPDNGEYINETTFLTSPGALETAQMRLWRETIVNIGLLTDGLQMLALNMVVSEPHKPFFFPLFDFVKNAEDQAEAKEQLVKFLGSERITQRTDDDLTLIIGAFNHL, encoded by the coding sequence ATGAAAACATCAAAACAGAACCCTCATTGGCAGGTAGTCGCCGCTTCTGTCTGTGGAACAAGCCACATGAAAACTAAGCAGTTGTGTCAGGATGCTCACCACTGGCAATTATTGCCGGGGAATGTTTTGGTGGCGGCGGCCGCAGATGGGGCGGGTTCTGCAAGTCAAGGGAAAGTTGGCGCGATGGTGGCGGTAGAAACAGCGATTGAGAGTTTATCGCTGAAAGATATTACCAGAGATTCCCTGGCTGATGATGAAACTGTGCGATCGCTCTTAACTGAGGCTTTGCTGGCTGCGAAGAAAGCTGTGGAAGATGAAGCAGCAGCTTGTCAAAAACAGCCTCAGGATTTAGCGACTACCTTAATTATTGCGATCGCCTCACCAGAAATGGTAGCAGCTGCACAAATCGGTGATGGGATGGCAGTAGCTAAGGATCATTTGGGCAACTTACTGGCACTAACCATCCCAGACAACGGCGAATACATTAACGAGACAACTTTTTTAACGTCACCAGGTGCGTTAGAAACGGCACAGATGCGATTATGGCGCGAAACCATCGTCAACATCGGACTCCTCACCGATGGGCTGCAAATGCTGGCTTTAAATATGGTTGTTAGTGAACCTCACAAACCCTTCTTTTTTCCGTTATTCGACTTTGTAAAAAACGCCGAAGATCAAGCAGAAGCAAAAGAGCAGCTAGTCAAGTTTCTAGGCTCTGAGCGAATTACACAACGTACTGACGATGATTTAACGCTGATTATAGGAGCCTTTAATCATTTGTAA
- a CDS encoding HetP family heterocyst commitment protein codes for MNQNTTGITNYNKAINPQQFDKVVEAILAGKYSWACVLMLRFAGYNPMHYIPYRTYNRLLKENSEASKVQQPQHDNLKNSQVAAVSRSNTNMPSSCLSKIKDLAYLEVVGKQTTEIHGGNLDQWLTEQVHEFQDMYLEPQAISNQDITFKLSDLDFIHN; via the coding sequence ATGAACCAAAATACTACAGGCATAACCAACTACAACAAAGCTATCAATCCTCAACAATTTGACAAAGTGGTTGAAGCAATTCTGGCTGGTAAATACTCTTGGGCTTGTGTTCTCATGCTGCGCTTTGCTGGGTACAATCCCATGCACTACATTCCCTACCGCACATATAACCGCTTACTCAAAGAAAACTCCGAAGCTAGCAAAGTACAGCAACCGCAACACGATAATCTAAAAAACAGTCAAGTAGCTGCTGTTTCTAGGTCTAATACTAATATGCCGTCCAGTTGCTTAAGTAAAATTAAAGACTTAGCTTATCTGGAGGTGGTGGGCAAGCAAACAACAGAAATTCATGGTGGTAATTTAGATCAGTGGTTAACAGAACAAGTTCATGAGTTTCAAGATATGTACTTGGAACCACAAGCAATATCCAATCAAGACATTACCTTCAAACTATCTGACCTAGATTTTATTCATAATTGA
- a CDS encoding HdeD family acid-resistance protein — protein sequence MTSDFQSEVDIQKSTGWVIALSVGLIILGVLAILMPGIASAFFTSLIGWITLISGVVMIVESFPSKPVRGFWLNLIVGIFYTIAGIYILLNLKFALLALTLAFGILFVVEGIFTIIMAFTHRAGHRMSWLVALNGVVTLILGIMVLNRWPFSAIWLMGLYVGISLLMSGISLLASALTARRTLAS from the coding sequence ATGACTAGTGATTTTCAATCTGAAGTAGATATCCAAAAATCGACTGGATGGGTAATTGCTCTAAGCGTTGGTCTGATTATTTTAGGTGTTCTAGCGATTCTAATGCCTGGCATAGCCTCAGCATTTTTTACATCCCTCATTGGTTGGATTACCCTGATTAGTGGCGTTGTGATGATTGTTGAGTCGTTTCCATCAAAACCAGTAAGAGGGTTCTGGCTGAATTTGATCGTGGGTATTTTTTACACTATTGCAGGTATTTACATTCTGTTGAATCTGAAATTCGCGCTACTAGCGTTGACCTTAGCTTTTGGTATTTTATTTGTTGTTGAGGGTATTTTTACCATCATTATGGCGTTTACCCACCGAGCAGGACACAGGATGTCTTGGCTGGTGGCGTTAAACGGAGTCGTTACTCTAATTTTGGGTATCATGGTGCTGAATCGCTGGCCCTTCAGTGCTATCTGGCTGATGGGTCTATACGTCGGTATTAGCCTGCTCATGAGCGGCATCTCTTTGTTAGCCTCTGCCCTGACTGCTCGGCGGACACTTGCTAGTTAG
- a CDS encoding vWA domain-containing protein, whose product MNDTLTLDEVVEFAENPEPRCPCVLLLDTSGSMQGAAIEALNQGLLSLKDELMKNSIAARRVEIAIITFDSHINVIQDFVTADQFNPPILTAQGLTSMGAGIHKALDMVQERKSLYRANGVAYYRPWVFMITDGEPQGELDHLVEQAALRLQGDEVNKRVAFFSVGVENANMTRLNQIAVRTPLKLKGLNFIEMFVWLSASMSAVSHSQIDEQVALPPIGWGSI is encoded by the coding sequence ATGAATGATACTTTGACCCTAGATGAAGTAGTAGAGTTTGCTGAGAACCCAGAACCACGCTGTCCTTGCGTGTTGTTGCTCGATACATCTGGCTCCATGCAAGGTGCTGCTATAGAAGCTCTAAATCAGGGCTTGCTCAGTTTGAAAGATGAGCTGATGAAAAATTCCATAGCAGCCAGACGGGTAGAAATTGCGATCATTACTTTTGATAGTCATATCAATGTAATACAAGACTTTGTAACTGCCGATCAATTTAACCCACCAATTCTGACAGCGCAAGGATTAACCAGTATGGGGGCTGGTATTCACAAAGCGTTGGACATGGTACAAGAGCGCAAATCGTTGTATCGTGCCAATGGTGTTGCTTATTATCGTCCTTGGGTGTTTATGATTACTGATGGTGAACCACAAGGTGAACTAGATCATTTAGTAGAACAAGCAGCGTTGCGTTTACAAGGTGATGAGGTCAATAAACGTGTGGCATTTTTCAGCGTAGGTGTGGAAAATGCGAACATGACAAGGCTGAACCAAATAGCTGTCAGAACGCCTCTGAAACTCAAAGGACTGAACTTTATTGAAATGTTTGTTTGGCTATCGGCTAGTATGTCGGCAGTTTCTCATTCGCAAATTGATGAGCAGGTAGCGCTACCGCCGATTGGCTGGGGATCTATCTAA
- a CDS encoding GH116 family glycosyl hydrolase — protein sequence MTNQFSPQIPSSTWNRPIGLGWDKPYTVRYASNIDDGPWHGMPLGGFGAGCIGRSSRGDFNLWHIDGGEHIFQNFPACQFSVFESNGTSSQAYALSTQPTDDGSLKSWQWYPASTATQTTGTYHALYPRSWFVYENVFQAELTCEQFSPIWANNYQETSYPVAVFVWQAHNPTNAPITLSIMLTWQNMVGWFTNALKSPDVRVRDDGSPVYEYQPRLGESGGNYNYLDESPQHLGCFLGRVGMAEPLQEGEGSWCIVTRKHPQVEIFHHTRWNPVGTGEEVWQSFAADGSLANYIDTSPVSENEQLGAAIAVRFTLQPGETLEIPFVVSWDLPVTEFAAGVNYYRRYTDFFGKSGNHAWAIATIALEQYQTWQQQIQAWQDPILNRDDLPDWFKMALFNELYDLTSGGTLWSAATPSDPIGQFAVLECLDYRWYESLDVRLYGSFGLLQLFPELEKAVMRAFARAIPQGDDTPRVIGYYYTIGAESPIAVRKTPGATPHDLGAPNEHVWEKTNYTSYQDCNLWKDLGCDFVLQVYRDFLLTGADDVQFLRDCWDAIVETLDYVKTFDLDGDGIPENSGAPDQTFDDWRLQGVSAYCGGLWMAALAAAIAISDILLQNHQDSETKEKLLLQKSTYETWLTKSLPIYQEKLWNGKYYRLDSESGSDVVMADQLCGQFYANLLELPDIVPSDRAISALQTVYDACFLKFYDGQFGAANGVRPDGSPENPKATHPLEVWTGINFGLAAFLVQMGMKDEGFRLTQAVVAQIYNNGLQFRTPEAITAAGTFRASTYLRAMAIWAIYLVIG from the coding sequence ATGACAAATCAATTCTCCCCGCAAATTCCCTCCTCTACTTGGAATCGTCCTATTGGCTTGGGTTGGGATAAACCTTATACTGTCCGCTATGCGAGTAATATTGATGATGGGCCTTGGCATGGGATGCCATTGGGTGGCTTTGGTGCTGGTTGCATTGGTCGTTCTTCGCGGGGAGACTTTAACCTATGGCATATTGACGGTGGTGAGCATATTTTCCAAAATTTTCCTGCCTGTCAATTTAGTGTATTTGAATCAAATGGCACTTCTTCCCAAGCTTATGCTTTATCTACCCAACCAACAGATGACGGAAGCTTGAAAAGTTGGCAGTGGTATCCAGCCTCAACCGCAACGCAAACCACCGGGACATATCACGCCTTGTATCCGCGTAGTTGGTTTGTGTATGAGAATGTGTTTCAGGCAGAGTTAACTTGTGAGCAGTTTTCCCCTATCTGGGCAAATAATTATCAAGAAACTAGTTACCCTGTAGCGGTATTTGTTTGGCAAGCTCATAACCCCACAAATGCGCCTATTACACTCAGTATTATGCTGACTTGGCAAAATATGGTGGGTTGGTTTACTAATGCGCTCAAATCTCCTGATGTGCGAGTGCGGGACGATGGTAGTCCAGTGTATGAGTATCAGCCGCGCTTGGGGGAAAGTGGGGGAAATTATAACTATTTAGATGAGAGTCCCCAACATCTTGGTTGCTTTTTGGGGCGGGTGGGGATGGCTGAACCTTTACAGGAAGGAGAGGGGAGTTGGTGCATTGTCACTCGGAAACATCCCCAAGTAGAGATTTTTCATCATACAAGATGGAATCCTGTCGGGACGGGTGAGGAAGTATGGCAGAGTTTTGCGGCGGATGGTTCCTTAGCTAACTATATAGATACTTCACCTGTGTCGGAGAATGAACAGTTAGGAGCTGCGATCGCTGTCCGTTTCACTCTGCAACCAGGAGAAACCCTAGAAATCCCCTTTGTGGTGAGTTGGGATTTACCTGTGACAGAGTTTGCGGCCGGTGTGAATTACTATCGCAGATATACAGACTTTTTTGGTAAAAGTGGTAATCATGCTTGGGCGATCGCAACTATTGCTCTAGAACAGTATCAAACTTGGCAACAACAAATCCAAGCTTGGCAAGACCCGATACTGAACCGGGACGATTTGCCCGACTGGTTCAAAATGGCGCTGTTTAATGAGCTTTATGACCTCACTAGTGGGGGGACTCTCTGGAGTGCAGCGACACCAAGCGATCCCATCGGTCAGTTTGCGGTGCTGGAGTGCTTAGATTACCGATGGTATGAAAGTTTGGATGTGCGGCTGTATGGTTCTTTTGGGTTGTTGCAACTGTTCCCAGAACTAGAAAAGGCTGTAATGCGGGCTTTTGCGCGGGCTATTCCCCAAGGAGATGATACCCCCCGTGTGATTGGTTATTACTACACCATTGGGGCAGAAAGTCCCATTGCTGTGCGTAAAACTCCAGGCGCAACACCCCACGATTTAGGCGCACCCAATGAACACGTCTGGGAGAAAACTAATTACACCAGCTATCAAGATTGCAATTTGTGGAAGGATTTAGGCTGTGATTTTGTCTTGCAAGTGTATCGGGATTTTCTCCTGACTGGTGCGGATGATGTCCAGTTCTTAAGGGATTGCTGGGATGCAATTGTAGAAACCCTGGATTATGTGAAAACCTTTGATTTAGATGGGGATGGGATTCCCGAAAATTCCGGCGCGCCTGACCAAACCTTTGATGATTGGCGTTTGCAAGGAGTTAGCGCCTATTGTGGTGGCTTGTGGATGGCTGCATTGGCAGCAGCGATCGCTATCAGTGACATCTTATTACAAAATCACCAAGATTCGGAAACTAAGGAAAAGCTGCTTCTACAAAAATCCACCTATGAAACTTGGTTAACGAAGTCCCTACCTATTTATCAAGAAAAACTTTGGAATGGTAAATATTATCGATTAGATAGTGAAAGCGGTTCCGATGTTGTTATGGCAGATCAATTGTGTGGACAGTTCTACGCTAATTTACTAGAGTTACCGGATATTGTACCAAGCGATCGCGCTATTTCTGCACTCCAAACTGTTTATGATGCTTGCTTCCTCAAGTTTTACGATGGTCAATTTGGTGCAGCTAATGGAGTACGTCCCGATGGTTCACCAGAAAACCCGAAAGCTACCCACCCCTTAGAAGTGTGGACAGGAATTAACTTTGGGTTGGCAGCTTTTCTAGTACAAATGGGGATGAAAGACGAAGGTTTCAGGTTGACACAAGCGGTAGTAGCGCAAATCTATAATAATGGCTTACAATTCCGCACACCCGAAGCCATCACCGCCGCCGGTACTTTCCGCGCTAGTACCTATCTCCGCGCTATGGCGATTTGGGCAATATATTTGGTGATTGGTTAG
- a CDS encoding cysteine peptidase family C39 domain-containing protein, producing MNPSSSLRVQGGLQKDPSDQLSPTPEVAILNLLRLVAGDTSLVSELSQNWVVREFQLGDELANYVVDAATTDSSNVIYLVCQGRVRLLGFNQTLGREVSTQLVSAEQTFGADHFFCQQTLPYRAIAASDGFVLSTTIAELKPWLQAIPQLKNYLQRLTSERQTLIFFKIYTKLHSLKSKKLQELLPYLIAKHIPNGTTLSEATPPEKGRFWLGSGQVQSISIASFLPVVGDSWGYPESTLPDGTAQTDLLVYQLSVENWDLARAIAPDYFTESYQPIEPPVEVVNVIPTDSKPQIALPKLQNLRSPTAPATSDIEDIDFPQGVKQHKSRSSYSYPFIQQQSSSDCGAACLAMISQYWGKRLSLYSLRNLAQVDRTGASLEGLTVAAQTLGYDVLAVRGSLQKLEWHYNPWVAHWQGNHYVVVWQIKGDRILISDPAVGRKWLSRPQFETSWTGYALLLDPTERFQALKSEKFSLGRYGQTLWNYRTVLRQIILASLLVQVFGLATPLFTQVILDQVMPIKNLPNLHIFAFSFLCLGIWRTVLTTQHQHLLDYFANRIDLNLIGNFINYTLQLPLQFFASRQVDDIISRVQENRKIQLFISRRAIAAAVDMLMVVTYLGLMTYYSWQLTLLVLSWIIPVVILTVVASPYLKQASREISQESARQHSSMVEMMTGVATVKTATAERPLQKYWEERFLKMLKARLRGQKLAHRLQVTRTLINHVGSTLVLWFGATLVMGGKMSLGQFVAFNMLTGNVTHPVLSLVGLWDEFQEILISVERLNDVYAAVPEASSQTTLLVMPPIRGEVRFENVSFRYNSFQERNALQNISFGVKPQQTIGIIGQSGSGKSTLANLLAGLYRPDTGRILIDGHDMAGVSPQSWRTQVGLVAQDSFLFSGTILENITLHDQELSLIQAIAAAKLSGAHDFIQALPLGYDTPVGERGFMLSGGQRQKIAIARALVRNPKILILDEATSGLDAESERRFQQNLTQISQERTTFIVSHRLSTVRYADHIFVIDQGMVIEHGTHQELMAIAGLYHHLAQLQL from the coding sequence ATGAATCCCTCTTCGTCGTTAAGAGTTCAGGGAGGGCTGCAAAAAGATCCCAGTGATCAGCTATCTCCCACTCCAGAAGTGGCTATCCTCAATCTTTTGAGGTTAGTTGCAGGGGATACGAGTCTAGTTTCAGAGTTGAGCCAAAACTGGGTAGTTCGTGAGTTTCAACTAGGTGATGAACTGGCAAATTATGTTGTAGATGCAGCAACTACAGATAGTAGTAATGTTATTTACTTAGTTTGTCAAGGCAGAGTTCGTTTATTAGGGTTTAATCAAACTCTGGGGCGAGAAGTTTCCACTCAATTGGTGTCGGCTGAACAAACTTTTGGGGCAGATCATTTCTTTTGTCAGCAAACATTACCATATCGAGCGATCGCCGCTAGTGATGGCTTTGTTCTTTCTACGACAATTGCTGAATTAAAACCTTGGTTACAGGCTATCCCCCAACTCAAAAATTACTTGCAGCGCTTAACCAGTGAACGCCAAACACTGATATTTTTTAAAATTTATACTAAATTACATTCTCTCAAGAGTAAAAAACTCCAAGAATTACTACCTTATTTAATCGCTAAACACATCCCGAACGGCACAACCTTATCAGAAGCAACTCCACCGGAAAAAGGACGTTTTTGGCTAGGGAGTGGTCAAGTACAATCAATATCAATAGCAAGTTTTTTGCCAGTGGTGGGGGATAGTTGGGGATATCCCGAATCCACCTTACCAGATGGAACAGCGCAGACAGATTTGCTAGTTTACCAACTGTCTGTGGAAAATTGGGATTTGGCAAGAGCGATCGCTCCCGATTACTTTACTGAAAGCTATCAACCAATAGAACCACCTGTAGAGGTGGTTAATGTTATCCCGACTGATAGTAAACCACAAATAGCTTTACCCAAGTTGCAGAATTTACGATCGCCTACAGCGCCAGCCACATCCGACATCGAAGATATCGACTTTCCCCAAGGAGTCAAACAACACAAATCACGGTCGTCCTACTCCTACCCATTTATTCAACAACAAAGTTCATCAGACTGTGGTGCAGCTTGTTTGGCGATGATTAGCCAATATTGGGGTAAGCGCTTAAGTCTGTATAGTTTGAGGAATTTAGCCCAGGTAGACCGTACTGGCGCATCTCTTGAAGGTTTGACAGTAGCAGCCCAAACCTTGGGTTATGATGTGCTAGCAGTGCGGGGAAGCTTGCAGAAATTAGAGTGGCACTATAACCCTTGGGTTGCCCACTGGCAAGGAAATCACTATGTAGTAGTGTGGCAGATTAAAGGCGATCGCATCCTGATTTCTGACCCGGCTGTAGGTAGGAAATGGCTGTCACGTCCGCAATTTGAAACGAGTTGGACAGGCTACGCCCTATTATTAGACCCCACAGAACGTTTTCAAGCCCTCAAAAGTGAAAAATTTTCTCTTGGTCGCTATGGGCAAACATTGTGGAATTATCGGACAGTACTTAGGCAAATAATTCTGGCCTCCTTATTGGTACAAGTTTTTGGATTGGCAACTCCCCTGTTTACTCAGGTGATTCTCGACCAAGTCATGCCTATCAAAAACTTGCCGAATTTGCATATATTTGCGTTCAGCTTTTTATGTTTGGGTATCTGGCGGACTGTGTTAACGACACAACACCAACACTTACTAGATTATTTTGCTAACCGCATAGATTTAAACTTGATTGGCAACTTTATTAACTATACGTTGCAGTTACCCTTACAATTTTTCGCCTCCCGCCAGGTAGACGACATTATTAGCCGCGTTCAAGAAAACCGGAAAATTCAACTGTTTATTAGCCGTAGGGCAATTGCGGCGGCGGTAGATATGTTGATGGTGGTGACTTATCTGGGGTTGATGACCTATTACAGTTGGCAACTCACTCTTTTAGTTTTGAGTTGGATCATCCCCGTAGTGATTTTAACTGTAGTTGCCAGCCCCTATCTCAAGCAAGCATCAAGAGAAATTTCTCAGGAATCCGCCAGACAACACTCCTCAATGGTAGAGATGATGACTGGGGTAGCGACAGTCAAAACAGCCACCGCCGAACGTCCTTTGCAGAAGTATTGGGAAGAACGGTTTTTAAAAATGTTAAAGGCGCGGTTGCGGGGACAAAAGTTAGCCCATCGTTTACAAGTGACGCGGACGTTAATTAATCACGTTGGTAGCACCCTGGTTTTATGGTTTGGGGCTACTTTGGTGATGGGTGGGAAAATGTCCTTGGGACAGTTTGTGGCTTTCAATATGCTGACTGGAAATGTGACTCATCCAGTTTTGTCATTAGTTGGGTTATGGGATGAGTTTCAAGAAATCTTGATTTCCGTGGAACGACTCAATGATGTTTATGCGGCTGTCCCAGAAGCCAGTTCTCAAACAACTTTACTTGTGATGCCGCCAATTCGGGGCGAAGTACGATTTGAGAATGTATCGTTTCGTTATAACTCGTTTCAAGAACGCAACGCCTTACAAAATATCTCTTTTGGAGTCAAACCCCAACAAACTATCGGTATTATTGGCCAAAGTGGTTCGGGTAAAAGTACTTTAGCCAATTTATTAGCGGGTTTATATCGCCCTGATACAGGCAGAATTTTGATTGATGGACATGATATGGCTGGGGTGTCGCCCCAATCCTGGCGGACTCAGGTGGGGTTAGTAGCACAAGACAGTTTTCTCTTTTCGGGAACGATTTTAGAAAACATTACTTTGCACGATCAAGAACTGAGTTTAATCCAAGCGATCGCCGCCGCCAAGTTATCCGGCGCACACGATTTTATCCAAGCCTTACCTCTGGGTTACGATACCCCAGTGGGAGAACGAGGTTTCATGCTTTCTGGGGGACAAAGGCAAAAAATTGCGATCGCCCGTGCTTTGGTGAGAAATCCCAAAATTTTGATTTTAGATGAAGCCACTAGCGGTTTAGATGCAGAATCAGAACGCCGCTTTCAACAGAATTTAACCCAGATTAGTCAAGAACGCACTACTTTTATAGTTTCTCACCGTCTTTCCACTGTGCGCTATGCTGACCATATTTTTGTCATAGACCAAGGAATGGTGATTGAACATGGCACTCATCAAGAACTAATGGCGATCGCTGGTCTTTATCACCACTTAGCTCAACTGCAACTATAG